Below is a window of Musa acuminata AAA Group cultivar baxijiao chromosome BXJ3-11, Cavendish_Baxijiao_AAA, whole genome shotgun sequence DNA.
agatttatagtggttcaggtgttgtgacctacatccacttttgattcctcctccatcgaggtcatcgacgtccaccaatggtcttccttcaataggcgaagaccaactaccttcttataaagctttctcctttttacgggttcaggagacaacccttacaagccttacacctctTCTCTAATAATTATAAAGCTGAAGAAATAGGATGAGGACTCACTagcactttacaacacttttataccccaacatttaaagatttttttacacttttttgctctttttgttaccctttcatatagaaagaagtggggtatttataagccccaaatgttttagaattggagccaaaaagtgtctcttcgtggattttcggggtactgacggtaccactgcttgacactctgacactaggcggtgccaccgcccagtctgatggtactaccgcctgatagaacatcggagactgggctctggtTGTGTCATtgtctggcagcattaactgtcaacggtaccaccgcctagaccacctaggatgctgagcctcaagcggtggcaccgcctaggggcaAGGCTTCAAGTGGCCGAATGAGCCTTCCATCTGGCCCAACCCAGCCTtgtcttgggcccaattggcccataattgagttagtaggatttttctcAAACCTAACTCAGATTGAacccctaactatgataattaaaggcatagacaattaaagcataagTAATCTTCGTTGTCTGTCATGTTAATTGTTCATCTGAACTCCCGATGagactttcggcgaacttccggcaatctTTCGTTGAACTCACATCGATCTTCCAACAAGCTTCCAATCTTCCAACAAGCTTCCGATCTTCCAACAAGCTTccgatcttccaacgagctttcgctgcatcgtctgatccttcggtgtatctccCGATTCATCCAGCTCGATGCTTAATCATTGACTCCCGCCCaatttcgattcttctttaatcgctTTACCTTTCTCATAATCATAGTTAGTCCtggatcacttatctcaacatatggattagatcattaattcactaattgatgtcatcatcaaaatccgagattaaacaaggaggacaattgacctcattcatcctctcccacatatccgtaggaattcaaggatatacgatcttcatatgtaacacaatctttctTGTATGGGCAGTTTTTTGGTTTTGTaggtttttgcgcactaatctttctATGACGATAAAACCTTTTTTTCTACGAAAAATtctgagatttttattttctattcttccattgcgcatgtgatgtcgctccagaTTTTCCAGCATTATGTTGAGTTAAGATACAACAAACTAAATAGAGGAGTGATCATATATCTAATGCCAATCGCATAACTAGTAGGCTTAACTTCATAGACTAGGCTAAGTTGGGGTTGTGTCAtgcctagacacatgagttggggttaTGTTTGACCACATGGATTGGATCATACCTGGCTGCATAAAGCCGCATAGTTGAGTCGTATCTTACCATATGGGCTAAGTCATATATGGTCATATGGATTGGAtagtacctagccacatgggttgaaTCATGGCCATGTCGATTGGATCGTACTTTGTCACATAGGTTAGGACGTACATTGCCGTATGGACAAAATCGTACTTGATCACATAGGTTAGGTTGTACATTGCCACATGGGCTACCTCCTATATGGTTACATGAGGTTGGGTCATGCCTAATCACATGGGCTGAGCTATACCTAGCTACATGAGCTGGGTTGTACATAACCACATGGGCTAAGTTGATCTGGTCTAACATATTGACTTGACTCAAGTTAAACCCCGATTAAACTCCTctaatcaaattagattttaatattttaaattattaaaaaataactcaaatccatgaattaaaaattttaaattcacgatcttaaatttaaaactaattacatcatataaattcacacataattcttgaaacataaatatatctaattaaataaattaaaattattatattaatcaaaaaataaaaaattaaataattaaatcaatattaaaatttaatttaaactttttaattttctttttattttacttaCACACCCAaagattaaatataatatttatttattatgattcacACGTATACTATGTACTTTCTAAAAAACACCACTTATTAAGAAATAAATCAAACATCatttattaggaaataaatcaattaataatctaattaattagtaaaatttttaatttatccacatgattcagaaaatcaaatttaatcattttcttaattataatacacataaaaaattaataataaaataatatattatttataataattaatttatattaaggaaAAAATTATACCTATATTATGAAAGAATTGCATATATGGAAACTTCAGGTGAAACACGTAGGAAATAAATTCTAATTCCTTAAATTCATATCATTATATAATCATTTCATCTGCTGCTGTTAACATACTCCATGACTTGTAGAAAAAAGGGCTTCTCAACCGATTAAGTAACAtcaaaatcaaaagcaaattGAGACCAGCAGTGAAGAACAATTGCAACAATAAAACTTGAAGCACAAGATAAATGACAAATTATGATCAATTCATGTAAATAAGTGTCCATCTTTTACCTCTAATACTGAGTCCATGTGGTCCTCTTGTTATCCTCCAATTAAAACAAGAAATGTACAATAAGGGTAAACAAAAATGTCTCAGATATGTAGTAAGAACGTTTTCAAGATCTACTGGTGGCCGGCAGGAGGCTCCATTGCCTGAGGAGGTGGTGCTGCTGCTGTCTGAAGCTGTGTTTGTCCTGGTGGGGGTGGTCTGGGCCTTGCATACTCTGCAAAAATAACCCATCCATCTAGAAACTGCATTCAAAAGGAAGAaatgtgagagaggatgaagacCGATattccaaaaaaagaaaaactaaaagaTCCACTCGAAAATTAGCCACCGTCGATGAACAGTGCagtcaataaaaaaaagaaatgaaaattcTATGCAGAGTACTATAATGGTCCCATCTGCCCATGGAACCTCTTGATAACTTCTGGTCTCAGCCATCCGTTTGTTCTGAtcaaatcaaatttataatatttattttctaattatCATGCAACTGATATGCCATTTATGTATGGATAGAGGAATACATAGAGTTGGACACGGTCAAATGAGGAACTGAAAGAAAGCTATGATAGAATGGATGGTTTTAAATGAGACCCTTCTATGTAGAATTCCCATTCATAAcgtaaaatatcaacttgatataatGATCTGCAATTATAAAATCCAACCGACTAAAATTCTTGATGTGAATATTCACAGCACAAAATATAAAGATTCACAGAGAATATATAAAATTTGAGTTATGACTCACCTTGCCATCCATGCCTTTTATTCCAGCTTCTGCTTCTTCCAGTGTGGCATATCTAACAAAACCGAACCCTTTGGAATATCCAGACACACGGTCCGTCACAACCCTAGCTGTATATAAGATGCTATTAGCATCTATGGATATGATCTAATAAAGAAAACTTTTCTCAAGACAATAAGATACCATGGACTACTTGCCCAAATTTTGAGAAAGCTTCCCACAGTCCCTCAGATGTAGTTCCCTTATTCAGTCCTGCAAACCACTTTGCTCTAATAAAGGAGAACACAAATTGAAAAAAAACTGACATTACACTAACAAtgttaaagaaaaacaaaaactacagaaaagagaagacttttaagatCTGCACATCTGCACATCGACTGTAATCTGTTTGATTTGTGAAAGAGAATCAGTGTTAACATTGACTTGTCTAGGAACCAAGAAAGGTTGGCCAGTCTTACTGGCGCCATAACAATCCAAGATGACTCTGTTGACACCAACTCCAACAGGTAGCAATCCTATTATGATCATCAATTTGCTTGATTATCTGTTCTTATAATTTATCATTTCTTAGCAAATAGATGGCTCTCTGGGAAGGTTCCATCTATAATAAATAATGCAACACTAGTCCATATTGGTCAGAAGGCCTCAATCTGACAACAGATCTGTCTTCTGACTTATGTTGGCATACAcaaaattatatctcaaattaTCTTACATGGAGTAATTACAAGTCAGGACACAACAGAAGCAAACTCATGCAACATAAAATTAAGTCTGTTGCATGATCAACAAATTAAGAAAATAGTTCAGACTTAATGGCTAAGTGCCAACCATAAGATCCAACTGGCCTGCCTTGAGTCGATTATTAAGTCAAAGAGCTAATTTGTGTACAAAAAATGGACTAAAAATCTTCTTATATATCTATTCAGCTAGCATCTTGTTAATATGAAAGACAGGAAAAAGACAATACAGCACACACAGAGACCCAAAAATTATCACACACTAACACAAACATAACtcattaataaaaagaaaaaaagaacattgCAGCAATAAGTTTCCTTCGAAATATATTGCAATAATCTGTTACCCCTTTTGGTTCTGAGTTTCCCAATATTGCTAATTCTAAAAGAACTCACTTAGACTACAATCAATGTCAGCacatctcttttcttctttttttttccttcatgcaAGGGTAAATGACAAAAGAGAAATTTAAGCCAAGATCTCGGGATAATCCGTCAAAGTGACACTTTCAGATATATCAGATATATCAGATATGGTTCTCACTTTGATAAGTGGTTCTGGTTTATCACCATCAAACCAATgtttaagattaaaaataaataaatataaacacatatgatAAGAACTGTAGAGGGTGCAACTAGTTCCCGAGATATACTACTTTGTGTTGTTTAAAAGTTCCAGCAATTTTCTTCTACTTCACAGACGAAGAATCAGAAGATGGTCTTATAGTCCATGCCAGTGACTACACCCAAACCAATCATTTCATTATAAGGTGCCTCGTTCGAACAAACCAAAATTGCCAAACATCTACCATGCATATAGATTGTGCACGAAGAACCTATCATCTCTTACATGTAAGAGAACTTGAGGGCATATGACAACGAGATAACCACTAACAAGGAACCTGCAGCATTGTTTCTGCAGAAGACTTCTAATGCATAATTTAACTCACATGGTAGCTTCGAATACAAAAGTCATGATATTTTCAAGTATAAGCAACCTTAAGAACAAGAACAGCTGAAAAGATCCAAAACTGCTactagcccaaatcaaacatctcaaaaaaagagtttttttttcctAAATTTGTGGAGATGTCCAAGAAATAAaagagggctaattacatattaccctctGTAATTAGATCTCATTGACATCCTGATCCCTATACTTAAAAAGCTTACATTGAaatccctatagttatgaaaataaaacatcTAATTCTATTTACCCTAACATCGTCGGTTTTACCGACGAAAGCAaaaagcaaaaagataattttaatgtttcaattGGTAGTGATGAACGACATCAGTGGTAGCGGACGATGGcactgttgtggatgaggagaacgGCGACAAGAGGTGAGGGCCCCTCGACAATTGCATCGACGTTGACGCGAACACAGATGCAAAGCAGCCCTCACCTCTCATCGTCGCTCTTCTCATCTACAGCAGCCCTTTCGTCCCTCTACAACTACGTCAGCATCGACATAGTTGTCAAGTGATGAAAATACCATCGATACAGATGCAGAGCGACCCTCACCTCTCGTCGTCGTTCTACTCATTCACAACAACCACTCGTGATCTCAACAGTGTCACCACCAccaactgaaatattaaaatgatctttttatcatttttttcgtGTTTCAACTTTAAGATAAATGaagttaaatatttaattttcataaccgatttcaatataaattttttaagtttaaggaATGAGATACTTAGGAGATCTAACTACATGAATAATCTGTAATTAGTCAAATAAAAGATCATGATCACAACCAAGAAAACTGATCTTCTAAGCAGAGGACAAGAGCAGGATGAGACCCTTCCAGATCTTGTATCCAATTCTAGAACCAAAATGAACAATAAGGGTAGAAAAGGCGATATAAAATGACACGGAGTCTTGCCTGAGACGAAGAGATTGGTGGACGGCTCCGCCGCCGGGCGGGCAGCCGCTGGAAGCGGAGGAGAGAAGGCGGAGATGGAGAAAAGCCGCCGAAATTCCGACTCCGATGCCGGGGCTGCGGCGGCGAGAGGCGGAGGAGAGATGGCGGAGATGGAAAAGAACCGCCGGAGTCCCGCCCTCGCCGCCGccatctctctcgctctctcgttCGTCTCTGTGAATGTTCTCGAACCGCCTCGGCGCTACACGCGAGAAACTTCCAAATGTTTTCGACGTCAAATGCCTAAAATACCCTCGTCGCTGTGTTTAGACAGAGAAAATTACTCTTTATAACCTCCTTTTTTTTACCGTTTATAATCATATTTTGACAACCCTTTGTTATTgataatctttaaaaataaaaatattattttattatttacaactcATATATTATCAATTTTTTCCCTCCATAACCAACGGAACCCTTGCGTCCTCTCAGCCTCCGTTCCGAGGTCGACGATGGAGATCGTCTCTTCGAGATGGCTGATGGCTTgcgaataaatatttatattggaatgaaataatatattaaatattttaatttatcttttaaatataattcatattaaataatatcaattaacttttaattgatttaaatttaatttaatcgaGATCTAATTGAACTTAATTTAATTAGAACATAATTGAATCAATCCCTAATACTTATTTAATAATCATCCTAGATTAGATTAGATTTAATTTAGATTAAATGAACTTAAATAAGTTAAATCGATTCAGAATCACGATCTAAATTGATCAAATCTGAATTGATTCAATCAATATTTAAGTCCTAATTAAATAAAGTACATGCAATAGAATAAGCTTTATAATAACCTATGAGTGCGCATGCATCATAGGTTATGCATATTGGGCTGGGTCAAGTTAGACTAGGGCCTAACTAACTTGTTAGATGGGCTTAACTTGTTGGATGAGGGCCCAAGTTGATTTCAATCCAAAtcctaattaattattttaattttaaattataaaatcataaaattataattaaaacatctaattattattaatacataataaataataatatattaaaaaataaaattatataagagaaataaataatatttaaattattatataaatataataaaaaataagtattataACTAGTATCGTGCAGGTAAGATAAACATTTTAGAAAACTGTACataacataaataattataatatattttaatctaagaataaaattttaaacacttgaaaaaataaaataaattaagaaaGATAAGAAAACTTACCCCTTATTAGATGCAACTCTTTTTTGCTTTTGCATTTGGCTTAACGAGTAATGGTAGAGAAGAACCCCCTTAAATAAGAGAGATGAGTAATGGTGGAGAAGAACCCCAACAGCGATTTTATTTCATATCAGAGATAAAAGGTTGGCCTATGCTTTCCTTCACGTCCCAAAGGTGTTCGAGTTATCCTTGAGATTTTTTGGCCAACCAATCTGATGTTTCTTTTTACTTGAAGCTATGAGTTGATcgaagaagaggatgaggaagAATAGGGGGTATTTTGGACTTTCTATGAAGGAatagtttataaatattaaaaattataaataataataataagattataaataatattattcttttgaaaaattaatatttcaaaactatctttttgtaaatatatataaatatcatatTTCTCTTTCACCTTGTTTTCCTTTTACTCTTATTCTTTTTCTTAGCATCAAGAGATTAACAAGCATAGTTGAAACATAAGCTAAGGGACAATGAACGATGACAATaaagaacaataataataataataataataataatcatcatcatcatcatcatgatgtCATATTTTTCGTCATTGTTCATTGTTATACTATGGCACAAATTATCCTTGTTACGCCTAAAGGTTGACTCTTCGTCAGTCGCTTGTCTTCTTGAATGGGGTCGCTTTCCCTTAGTCAAATGGAGCTCAATCTAAGCAATTTTGGTAGGCAGAACAATTAATTCTGTGTCGTGACTCTTTGGATCAATACATAGTTTCTGTCCCAAAAACACATCTTGAGCTTTCATGTCAACATTTGTGTCATCTCCTACCGTAGCTCACTTCATATTCCACGGCGGCTAAGTCCTAAGACTCTATCCATTGCTTCTTTCTCTCTCGATCTTCCAGCCAGTTCCCTTCGGTACACTGCTAGCATATGACCTGTTCTTAGCCGCCATGCTTGTCTCCACCACGGCTTCGAAGCATCTTGTTGACATGCGACACTTTGCTGCAACACCAGCCATCCTTATTTCACTGTATTCGATTATACTTTGACTTTTCAAATTATTGAACATCTCTCCCAccattttcctctttttcttgcaGTTCAGATGAAGTTAGCAGCCATATCCATTGCTGGTAAATGACTGACCTCCCAAGTTTAACCGATGACTTCATATTCTTGCAGTACAAGATATTTGGTGGTCATGAGTCAACATGGTCAAAGATTTACATACATTTCGTTTTTCTAGAGGTAAAAGCAGTGAAGAGAAGTCAAAGTGTCACATTTCATTTGAAAGGCCTATTTGACATTATTGCTTAAGCTGGCATAAAGTTTATTTATATTGtcagcaaaaaaaaattatagtagaAAAGGTCAACTATTGTGATCTTAACAATAATATGAATTCAGATATGAGCCTGCTGATATGACTGATCAAATAGGACTTTGTAATTTGAGTGGTCAAGAATTGTATGCTGAGTCCAACTCATAATTATTAGGTTGTGCCAGTCATATATATCATTATTTGCGGTCAGCGGTCTTCCCATTCCTAGCCGTCTTGTCGTAGACTGTCAATTCTATGGAGATCATTGGATTCTCTAAGCATGGATACTATAGATCACAAGATCAAACTCATTGTTTTTTCCCCTATATATCACTAAATCACAACATGGAAATAAGTATTTTGATTAGATAATGGAGAAGGAACAACTATGAATCTGATCCTCCTAAAAGTCTCTTCTTAAGATGATTGTCAGGAACTTTAAGTCAAACAAGATCTTTATTAGATCATTTTGAGATTTTTGCTGCTATTAATCTTGACAGGTTTACTGGCCAACATTTGTGTTCCTCTCTTTGGCAATAGTCCTACTTATGGCAATCTTGCTGAAAgtgaagattcatatgcataatttttccTGATCCAATGGATTTTTAAGTTCATAGTATTATAAAACACTTTAGATTCACATCGTAAACAAAATTGACATCTAATGCATTCAAAAATATAAGCATTTTGTTTGACAAGACCAAGCATTTAGTATCACCACTAGAATAGTGCTTGGCCAAAAGTCTTCATGAGGCTGCTGCCACCATTATAAATCCTCACCCCAACCCCTTGGGGATGGAAGCATTGTGAGCAGCTTTCCACATCTGCTTTAGACATGGCTGGAATGAGCTTTTCTTGTGCAGCTGCTTCATCACCTGTGCATTCTGTCAAAGGGAAGGCCTGTAGATGGAGGAGACACATTTCGGCATGTCATCTTACTGCTAACTCACACCCCTTTAAGAGCCTCCATGGCTGCTTTGCATCTCCCTCCTCACTCCAAGATCATCAGGTATCTGATATCAGAACAATCAGTAGTTGTCTTTCCTCTCTGTATATGGTGATACATTCATTATGCAGCTTTAGAGCATCCTATGTTGTCAAATGGACAAATGATTCTAAATTGCTTTGAATATTTCAGCAAATAGAATTGTTTCACATGTCATGGGATTTAAACGACTTAATAACAAAATTAGAGCAGAAAGTAATCAAAAGCACAACAGTCTTTCGTTTTGCAGCAGTGTGACAAAATTAGATCTTTAGGGAAGAAAAAGTATCTATAACCAAAAGTTAACATCCGTCAAGTTTTATTGCAAGTGATTCTCATTGCTAAAATTCTATCAAAATTCAGATAAATGTCCATTTTAAAACAAGAAAGCTGATCTCTGCTAAATACTCTTTCTTAGCTAGAAAAGTGTTCTGTTAAATAGTATCTATCTTGATGGAATATAAAGAAAGACTTGTGTGATTCAATTTCTTTTGATTTGCTAAATGCCTAAATTGTTTATGCTGATACTTTATGCCCAATTAACATATTTATATAGTTTGTGATTCAGCTAAACAGAGCTAAATTGACCTTAAATCTGCACcttttttcttttggtttctgATAGGTTCATTCAGAAGCTGATTACTCTGCTGGAAAGATCGAAGAACTGAAGATACGTGTAGGATTTACATTAAGAACTGACATCCACTCGACGCGCTCCATGGTACTAGTCGACACGATCCAACGCCTGGGAATCAGCCATCAGTTTGAGGATGAACTCGAGCTAATCCTGGATCGAAACCCCAGTGCTGCACAAGGTGATGAAGATGATCTCTTTAGCACTGCCCTCCGATTTAGATTACTCAGGCAAAGAGGCTACAACGTGGATACCGGTAATTAGTaatctcttcttgtttcttcgaACATTAATGCACTTGTTTCGTGTTCATGATGCCTTTGCTTCCATCAACAGTTGTCTTCCACAAGTTCATGGATAGGAAAGGCCACTTCAAGGAGTCTCTGAGCAAAGACTTAGCAGGTCTTCTGAGCCTGCATGAAGCGTCTTACCTGGGTGTGAGAGATGAAGAGGTGCTATCGCAAGCCATGGGTTTCAGCGAGGAACACCTTCGGAGATCAATGCTCAATTTGCGCCCTGTTAGAGCTAGAGAAGTTAACCTGGCCTTGGAATTCCCCAGGCAAAGGAGGATGGTGCGATCCGAAGCCAGGAGTTACATCGGCAAGTATGCGCAAGAAAGCGGTAGGATTTCGGATGTGTTGCAGCTCGCAACCCTAGATTTCAATCTGGTGCAGTCACAGCTCCGGATCGAGATTGCAGTTCTAAGAAGGTAAGTTGCTTCTTTGATGCCTATAAACGAGTGATCGTTGCATGAATACCTTTCTGTGTTTCAGCTGGTGGAAGGAGTTGGGTCTCGCAGAGAAGCTCAGCTTCGCGCGAGATCGGCCGCTGGAATGCTTCCTGTGGACGGTGGGCCTGTTCCCGGAGCCACGGTTCTCGCAGTGCCGGATCGAGATAGCGAAGACGATCGCGATCTTGCTCGTCATCGACGACGTATACGACATCCAAGGATCACTGGATGAGCTCATTCTCTTCACGGACGCTGTTCGTAGGTCGTACGCCGCCACACAGGCACTGAACTCATCATGATGACAGCTTCTTATCCTAAGAAGTAGTTTCTCCTGTCTCAGATGGGGAGTCGAGGCGATGGAGGATCTGCCGGAGTACATGAAGATATGCTACATGGCGCTGTACAACACCACCAACGAGATCGGTTACAGGGTCCTCAAAGAGCACGGCAGGTGCATCATCCGGGAGCTGAGGAAGACGGTACTGCTCGTCTTAATCTCTCGCCATTGTGGTGCAGGCAAGGAGGGTCTTACGATGTGTTTGATTTTTTGCAGTGGGTGGACTTGTGCGAGGGCTTTCTCGTGGAAGCGCGGTGGTTCAGTGGCGGAGTGGTGCCGGAGATGGAGGAGTACGTGGGGAATGGGGTCTCTACAGCAGGGACGTACATGGCATTTGTGCATGCTTTTTATCTGATAGGAAGCGGAGTCAACAAGCAGAGTTCGGATGTGGTCAACTCCTGCCCAAAGCTGTTCACCAGTGCTGGAAGAATTCTGAGACTATGGgatgatctgggaacagccaaggtAAGAATTTTCGTGCTGCTGATTCCCTAAAGTAGCTTAATTCCTCTCTTATGCTACTGCACTTTGTTCTTCTAATCTGCATCTTCTCTTTGCAGGTGGAGCAGGAAAGAGGGGACGTGGCGTCCAGCATCGACTGCTACATgaaggaaggcgacggcgcttcgGAGGCGGAATCGAGGCTTCACGTCAGAAGCCTCATACACAGCTCGTGGTTGGACCTCAACGGCGAGGCTTTCGCCGCCACCTCGTTGCCGCGCTCCACCGTCGACGCGGCCTTAAACCTTGCTAGAGCCGCACAGGCCATGTACCAACACGGGGACGACGGCCGGCTCCCCAGCGTCGACCAGCACATCCACTCGCTTCTCATGGAGCCCATTCCTGAAGACAACCACATCTCAGAGGAAGCTCGTGTTGGTAGGACCTCAGAGTTCACGGTCCATGAATGAGAAAGAGTTGTTGAGAATTGGTGTTATCTTAGATATCATATTTTAGATAGTTTTAGGCAAGTGATTTATGATGTAATAAGTTATTGTTATGGTATAGTTTCTGTATGTAACTTTAATTATGTGTAACATGAGGTGATGAGATAATTATCATTAGGTTTTATAAATAGTATCATGATTGGTGAAGCAAATGTGTATgtacttaaaaatattttataagtatttttagttttttatctcttatttaataatattttaattttttttatcattttcttactCCTCTATCATCAACATTTATGATATTAAAGCTAAATTTAATTTGAACAAAAAATTATGGCTTCTCCATCCCTGATATTTTGGTTATttaatgttattttttaattatatcgtattattttatttttagcatttaCTTATTCTTTCATCCTAACATTTATGATATTAGAGTTGAGTCTAATTTGGATATTAGAGTTCATCCCAACATAATTTCATGTCTCAACCTTTTATTCTAATCATCTGagatatgaattttggagtattaaAATAATAACTTTACGTCTCAAAATTTTTGAAAtttaataaagaataaatatatatatccaaatgaagaaatcaaGTTAcgcaaaagtagaaagattgactCAAATGTattattcttcattcaacaagttatATATGAGATAATTTTCTCGTAGCTATAAGCATAAGACAAACTTTATTGATACTTTAAAATGAATTTTAAGACTTATTAAATGTGATTATAATAAGACTTCAAACGTTTCATTATGAGTtttaaattttgttcatgaaaaataaTGAATAATTTCTTTCTTAAATGTCTAAAATTattagtaaaataaaattttatggtGAACATTCATGGTCATATTATTATTGTAAAAGTTTTTTAGAAATTTAACTTCAAAATTTGATTTACTATAATTAAGGAGTCAAAAGATTAATCAActttttcatttgatgaactaatatgTTCCTTACAAGTACATGAAGAAAGTTGAATAGGTTACTtgagaaaagtaaaaaaaatatat
It encodes the following:
- the LOC103971808 gene encoding organelle RRM domain-containing protein 2, mitochondrial — encoded protein: MAAARAGLRRFFSISAISPPPLAAAAPASESEFRRLFSISAFSPPLPAAARPAAEPSTNLFVSGLNKGTTSEGLWEAFSKFGQVVHARVVTDRVSGYSKGFGFVRYATLEEAEAGIKGMDGKFLDGWVIFAEYARPRPPPPGQTQLQTAAAPPPQAMEPPAGHQ
- the LOC135652558 gene encoding monoterpene synthase TPS4, chloroplastic-like, translated to MAGMSFSCAAASSPVHSVKGKACRWRRHISACHLTANSHPFKSLHGCFASPSSLQDHQVHSEADYSAGKIEELKIRVGFTLRTDIHSTRSMVLVDTIQRLGISHQFEDELELILDRNPSAAQGDEDDLFSTALRFRLLRQRGYNVDTVVFHKFMDRKGHFKESLSKDLAGLLSLHEASYLGVRDEEVLSQAMGFSEEHLRRSMLNLRPVRAREVNLALEFPRQRRMVRSEARSYIGKYAQESGRISDVLQLATLDFNLVQSQLRIEIAVLRSWWKELGLAEKLSFARDRPLECFLWTVGLFPEPRFSQCRIEIAKTIAILLVIDDVYDIQGSLDELILFTDAVRRWGVEAMEDLPEYMKICYMALYNTTNEIGYRVLKEHGRCIIRELRKTWVDLCEGFLVEARWFSGGVVPEMEEYVGNGVSTAGTYMAFVHAFYLIGSGVNKQSSDVVNSCPKLFTSAGRILRLWDDLGTAKVEQERGDVASSIDCYMKEGDGASEAESRLHVRSLIHSSWLDLNGEAFAATSLPRSTVDAALNLARAAQAMYQHGDDGRLPSVDQHIHSLLMEPIPEDNHISEEARVGRTSEFTVHE